GGCTGCCCCGTCACACCGGCGTCATCATACGAAGCCATGGTAGCAACAGGAAAGCTCACGATCAGATGCTGCGATTCACCCGCTTGAAGTTCTTTTGTCTTCCCAAATGCTGCCAAAACTTTAGCAGGCTGGCCCAGCTTTCCTTGCGGCGCTTCGTAATAGACCTGCACGACCTCTTTACCTGCATAGGTGGTTCCGATATTTTTTACGGTTACGCCGATTTCAACGTATTGTTCTCCCTCTTTGACGGTCAGTTTGGCTTCTTCGGGCACGATTTCGAACTGGGTATAAGACAACCCGTAACCGAATTCGAACTGAACTTTATCCGGTCGAAACGTTTCGAAAAAACGGTATCCCACATAGATGTCTTCCTGATAAACATTGTTAAGTTCATTGCCGTAATTACGGGTTGATGGATAATCCTCGATCGAAAATGCAATGGTATCGGTTAATTTACCGCTTGGTGTCACCTCTCCGACCAATACGTCAGCAATCGCATTGCCCCCTTCCATGCCGCCATGCCAAGCGTAAATGACACATGGAATCGGGTGTACATAACCTTCATCGTACATCCAGCTCATATCGATAATATTCGATACATTCAGTGCAACGACTGTTTGTTCGAAATATGCAGTTACCTGCTTTAGCATCGCTTTTTCTTCTACCGTTAGTTGGTAGCTGCCCGGCTCATTGGCATTATCTTGATCTTCTCCCGCTGTACGTCCGATGACAATGATCGCCTTGTCGGATTTATTTCTTGCCGCTGATACCAGCTCATCGCTTAAAGGCATATCCTTCTGATGCCACGGCTCAGCCGCCCAGCCGCCTCCGCCATTATCAAATGGATTTTGCTCAATCCACTTTTCATATACAGCTGCTAATTCTTCGTTGATGGTAATGTTCTTTTTATTTCGAAGACCACCCAGCAGATTGGTTGTATGGGTTACATGGACACTGCCCCCCGAACCTGTACCGCTGCGATAATAATTAACCTGAGTTCTGCCAAACACTGAAACATTTTCGTTTTTTTGAATGGGAAGAACTTGTCCTTCATTTTTTAACAGCACGGCACCTTCTGCTGCTACTCGTCTGCTAAATTCAGCAAAACCTTCTAATGGAACTCCGAGTTTCTGTGTGCTCAATTTATTCCCTCCTGGTTGTCATCTCTATATTGATAGGTATGAATCTTTCACTAATTGCTTCTTATTTCGTTAATTTCAGGTTGAAGCATAGAGGTGTGACATCTACCTAATATCATAGTAACAAATTCTATAGAAGAATATAGAAACTCCTGCAAGATTATTTTCTATCACTTAAAGGACGTTAACTTTACTATTACCTTAATATCTTCAATTTCTTCCGTCACCCGATAACACTGTATAACAACCATACTCTGCCACAAAAACTATGCTTCCGCAATGATCTTGTTCCAATTCTTCCGGAATATCAACTCTAAAGGAACAACTCAATATTTTGATATACGCAATTCTGAACGGCCTCATAATTCCTACAATACAGAACACCGACAGCAATTTTCAATACTTAAGTTTGGCCCCCTGAGGAATTCAAATCTTATGCACTTATAAAACCTAAAATCGTGTCTTGACAACAGGATATACCATAATATACTATAAAAGTAGTTTATTGATATTGATAGTATAAATCCCTAAAAGTATTATTTTTTAGTGCGGAATCGCTGCCTATATTCCAACGTTTCACCACATCCACGCACCTGAATCCAGGCTTGCGTCGGTCTACACTTCATTTCTCCATAATTATCATCCTCAAGGAATCACTACAATCGCCCATTAGGGCATTCACAGCAACGCAACCAACTCTTCGTACACATAATGAGATAGAACTCCCTTAAAATTCCTGCACAGGGTAACGGCCAAGATATTATAAGCCCCTGTTTAAGCTAACCTTTCGTAAGACATCAAAAAATCAAACACCTCTGTAACTCTTTCCAGCCGCTTCCTTTTACCTTTTTCTCGTTGCTCGGATAAGGCCGACTCTTGGTCCCCAATAGATCTATACAATTATCAAAATTGTATATTTGTTACTTATAGTCAACAGACATTTATTTAATATGATTTTATTTGTGAATGTAAGTGTTTACATTAATTGGTCATGTCCTCTGCACCACTTTCGCAAGCAAACTAAATAATAAGAGTTGGGGGGATTTTCATGGACATTAACTTGGTTGTGTCAGTTGCTTTAGCTACCCTATTGTTATACTCCTCTATCGCCAAAACTTTGTCTTACCAAGATTTCAAAACGACTATACAACAACTGAAGTTTCCGTTGTATTTCACTTGGCTGGTTGTAGCGGTGGAGGGGATTATCGCAGTGCTACTTGTTTTGGATTTCACTCAGCAGATTGGTCATTTCGCCGCAATGTTGTTGTTCCTGTCTTTCTATGTGGTTGCGGGCTTGGCTATTTATAAGAAATTGAATATAAGTTGTAACTGCTTTGGGAAATCAAGTGAAGAAAAGCTAGGATGGGGAACGATTTGGAAGGTCACACCGCTCTTGTTATTAGCATTGATCGGACTTTCGGTTGATCGCTCACTAGCCCTAACTTCTATGAATCTGACAGAGATGATTAGTTGCGTTGGACTAACAGTTGGGATATTGAATATGTACTTCATGTTGAAAAATAGAAAACTACTATTAGAGGGAGGCTCATAAATCCAATGAATCTGTTCAATCTATCCTATGCATTTCTATGGGCAATTATTGCTCTGCAGTCCTACTTTATTATTCAATTTGGACGAAAATTACAAGCCGCAAAAAGCACAGCGGATGCTGGGCCCGGCCTTATTGAAGAAGATCACGGACTTCCCAAAAGAGCATTGTTTCCTCAGTTCCAATTCGAAAGCGTTAACAAAGGCTTGATTGATTTAAAACAACTCGGCAAACAAAAACATGGATTCTTGATAGCTTTTACAGATGCAAAGTGCACTTCTTGCAAAGAACTATATCCTGTCCTGGAGAGGTTCCACCAGCAGAGCCCTCAATTTCAATCGCTTATTCTGATGGTTGGTCAAGAACCCGATGTAGTAGAGATCATCAATCAGTATGGACTGACGGTTCCAGTTATGCCAATCGACTCTCCGACATCCTTCCAGACTGGCATCTTTCCTTTTGTCTATTATTTATCTCCTAAAGGAGAGGTTATTGCCAAAAGTGTGGTGCAGTACAGGGAACAACTGAACGCATTGCTTCAACAAACCGTCGTCCCTAAAGCATCATAAAAATGAAAACGATTATTATGAAAAATTAATTTAACAAGAAATTAGAATTACGGAAAGGAGGTGAAACTATGTCATGTCCTTCAGCAGGTAGCTATTGTGTTTCTCAGCGTTGTGCTTCGAATACTTATGAAGTAAAAATAACCTATTGGTACGCGGGAACAAATTGCAGGTATGAGGAAGAGTCCTCTTGCGGTTGTTAGTATTTTCTAAAGAAGTATTCAGGATGACCGTTGTATCTATCCGTGGTCATCAGGATTGTAATCTACAAGATATCGTTACATGAATGTATTTAAAATAAAATTTATTTAAAGGTGGTTATACTTATGTCATGTCCTTCAGCAGGTAGCTATTGTTATCAACAGCAATGTTCTCCAAATACTTATATGGTAAAAGTAACATATTGGTACGCGGGAACAAATTGTAGATATGAGCAAGAGTCCTCTTGCGGTTGTTGAGCATCTCCTAAAGATGCGGTAAATGTTATCTAATAGTAACACACAAAAGAGGAGAGCGATCGATCAGCGCTCTCCTCTTTATTATAAAATAAAGGTGAACTTACATGCAGATAAATAACGCGGATAAAAATAAGGTGGTTTTAAGTGTATTCAGCCGTTTCATGCCGCTTATGCTTAAAGTCATTCCTGGTGCAACCCTCCTGCTCATCCTGCTTAGAATCATTACTGCTTTACTTCCTGTTGCCCAAATTTACATCGTTAAAGAATTGGTTGATTTGGTAACCTTACTATTTACACAACAGCAGGGGATCGCTTCCGAAGTTTATTTCATCCTGTCTCTGCAGGCGTTGATTCTGATCGCTGATCGCTTCTGTAGTTATCTAGATTCTGTCATTGGATTTCGAGCACAACAAAAACTGAAATTTTATTTTGAACAATTATTAATCAACAAAGCCACTCAATTACCGTTAAGTTACTTTGACCGCCCCGATTATTATGATCAATTGGAGAGGGTGGCGTTTGGTGTAGATGTTAAAGGTTTTAATCTGGTTAATTTAATGCTAACCATTGGATCAAATATAATAACTTTAGTGGGACTAGTATCCATTTTACTGTCTTTCCATTGGATATTGGCGGCCATCGTCCTAATCATGATTATTCCCAATATTTTGGTTAATGCTCATTTCGGTAAACAAAAATATAATCAGGCAATGACCCAAACACCGGAACAACGAAAAGTTCATTATTTGCTTCGCATCCTACATAGCCGAAGCTCAGCCAAAGAAGCACGAATCTATGATTACGTGCCTTATTTAACCTATAAATGGAGAAGCCTGTTCTGGAAGACCGGGGACGAACAATATGATCTGCGCAAGCGTACCGATAGCAAGATGCTGCTTGTGTATGTTTCCCAAATCGCACTGGATATCGGCGTGATTATTGTGCTTATTATGTTTGGTTCCAGTGGCGCATTAACGATTGGTCATTATGTATCGTTAACGCAAGCGCTCCAGCAAATTCAGTCGATCATTTCCGGATTGGGCTACTCAATCGCCGCCGTCTACGAAGAAAGCCTGTTTATTAATGAAGTCTTGCACTTTCTCGATTTGGAAGAGGAGAACTCCAAAGATCGAGACCGCAAATTTCCTGAAAAATTAACGTCGCAAATTGAGGTCAGAAATCTGTCTTTCACTTATGCGACGCACACCTCTCCTCAGCTAAAAGGGATCAGCTTCACTATCTCGCCGGGAGAAAAGATCGCGATTGTGGGTGAAAATGGCGCAGGCAAAAGTACGCTTGTGAAATGCTTGCTGGGGCTGTATTTGCCCAACGAGGGAACGATTCTTTTCGACGGGGTG
Above is a window of Paenibacillus uliginis N3/975 DNA encoding:
- a CDS encoding ABC transporter ATP-binding protein, translating into MQINNADKNKVVLSVFSRFMPLMLKVIPGATLLLILLRIITALLPVAQIYIVKELVDLVTLLFTQQQGIASEVYFILSLQALILIADRFCSYLDSVIGFRAQQKLKFYFEQLLINKATQLPLSYFDRPDYYDQLERVAFGVDVKGFNLVNLMLTIGSNIITLVGLVSILLSFHWILAAIVLIMIIPNILVNAHFGKQKYNQAMTQTPEQRKVHYLLRILHSRSSAKEARIYDYVPYLTYKWRSLFWKTGDEQYDLRKRTDSKMLLVYVSQIALDIGVIIVLIMFGSSGALTIGHYVSLTQALQQIQSIISGLGYSIAAVYEESLFINEVLHFLDLEEENSKDRDRKFPEKLTSQIEVRNLSFTYATHTSPQLKGISFTISPGEKIAIVGENGAGKSTLVKCLLGLYLPNEGTILFDGVDIRTIDPKGMRQNVSAVFQDFESYQLTARENIAMGHPKIDDDAYIEAAAAKAGVGELIGKLPNGLDTELGAMFHNGHELSGGQWQKIALSRAFMRDAQIVILDEPTAALDPRAEAEIYDNFATLYEGKTTIMISHRLSSCRHADKIIVLHNGEIIEEGNHETLLAAQGAYAEMFHTQAKRYAS
- a CDS encoding TlpA family protein disulfide reductase → MNLFNLSYAFLWAIIALQSYFIIQFGRKLQAAKSTADAGPGLIEEDHGLPKRALFPQFQFESVNKGLIDLKQLGKQKHGFLIAFTDAKCTSCKELYPVLERFHQQSPQFQSLILMVGQEPDVVEIINQYGLTVPVMPIDSPTSFQTGIFPFVYYLSPKGEVIAKSVVQYREQLNALLQQTVVPKAS
- a CDS encoding MauE/DoxX family redox-associated membrane protein codes for the protein MDINLVVSVALATLLLYSSIAKTLSYQDFKTTIQQLKFPLYFTWLVVAVEGIIAVLLVLDFTQQIGHFAAMLLFLSFYVVAGLAIYKKLNISCNCFGKSSEEKLGWGTIWKVTPLLLLALIGLSVDRSLALTSMNLTEMISCVGLTVGILNMYFMLKNRKLLLEGGS